Proteins found in one Triticum aestivum cultivar Chinese Spring chromosome 4D, IWGSC CS RefSeq v2.1, whole genome shotgun sequence genomic segment:
- the LOC123097615 gene encoding protein ROLLING AND ERECT LEAF 2, whose product MGSTRATSEDDKALVLCQERKRYVKEALDGRCAFAAAHFAYIQSLRHTGFALRKFVEPEVPTDSSLYTSTSATPEPPGMRHRSMNLSPSVSHPASDSFSPAPSPLSSGRFHVNHMKAGRNPARTVEEKVPVPVTATLETSSSVPIQTVHDLDDSSTFEAPPGTPPWDYFGLFQPVESQLSFHDEKESGHDFENADDIRRLREKEGIPELEEELEKSHAHAGDVRLSQQEKTPDVRDGEQSTMSGREDDFADSEDDFENPSSEPLVRMFKNRNDTPVENIVTDQSPAHLAADKVVSKNLVDKVALENIADKVALENIHSKTEEPKSDNKVLEPKSDNRVLDISMYETDETPVTSPVKEVASSVAAHPINGKSKEPFRDVRNGEKDLSTSMKEVEILFIKASDSGKEVPRMLEADKVNFRPLLTEERARGLKAPGFFATLFACCREEVPVPQPPPQADMKHLTWHRSVSSHSSSSRNPIGAASKVDVDGLTGNIFSGVYMNSGSHASTLDRLYAWERKLCDEVKASSTICRQYDEKCRYLRNQESRGESQMSIDRTRAVVKDLYSRICVAIQRIDMISKNIEDLRDKELQPQLEELIGSLTRMWETMLECHRHQHEIIKLVSNSGGIKVLIRSESQFQATLLLQVELKSLFSNFQRWIVSHRSYLNSLQSWLLKCVKSLRTKKKSRKKKDTNFQITNFAVAPIFTICEQWIQLLDELPIEDLEGGIKGLLADINHCMPRQEKRRGGSRSTFAIANGGLNDEMRGIHRNAAHTDLQSSLESFLGKLEFFSDVSVHKYGELKKKVNTAKEKYEQQNK is encoded by the exons ATGGGATCTACACGAGCAACGAGTGAAGATGACAAGGCTCTTGTCTTGTGCCAGGAAAGAAAACGTTATGTGAAAGAAGCACTTGATGGGAGATGTGCATTTGCAGCCGCTCACTTTGCATATATTCAGTCGCTGAGGCACACAGGATTTGCTCTGAGAAAATTTGTAGAACCTGAAGTGCCAACAGACTCTTCATTATACACATCAACATCTGCAACACCAGAGCCTCCTGGCATGAGGCATAGATCGATGAACCTCTCCCCATCTGTATCACATCCGGCCAGTGACTCCTTCTCCCCAGCTCCGTCCCCGTTATCTTCAGGGCGTTTCCATGTCAATCATATGAAAGCCGGGAGGAACCCAGCGAGGACTGTTGAGGAAAAGGTGCCTGTTCCTGTAACAGCAACTCTGGAGACTTCATCCTCAGTTCCCATTCAAACTGTACATGATCTGGATGATAGTTCTACATTTGAAGCTCCTCCAGGGACACCACCATGGGACTACTTTGGCCTTTTTCAACCTGTTGAGAGCCAGTTGTCATTTCATGATGAGAAGGAATCTGGTCATGATTTTGAAAATGCTGATGATATTAGGCGCCTTAGGGAGAAGGAAGGAATTCCAGAGCTTGAGGAGGAATTGGAGAAGTCGCATGCTCATGCTGGTGATGTTAGGCTCTCGCAACAGGAGAAAACTCCAGATGTCAGAGATGGGGAGCAATCTACTATGAGTGGAAGGGAGGATGATTTTGCAGACTCAGAAGATGATTTTGAGAACCCATCTTCTGAACCTTTAGTGCGGATGTTCAAGAACCGCAATGATACACCTGTTGAAAATATTGTAACAGATCAGTCACCTGCACATCTTGCTGCAGATAAGGTTGTCTCAAAAAATTTGGTAGATAAGGTTGCCTTGGAAAATATTGCAGATAAGGTTGCCTTGGAAAATATTCATTCCAAAACGGAGGAGCCGAAAAGTGACAACAAGGTACTTGAGCCAAAAAGTGACAATAGGGTACTTGACATTAGCATGTATGAAACTGATGAAACCCCTGTGACGAGCCCTGTGAAAGAAGTGGCATCTTCGGTTGCCGCTCATCCTATAAACGGGAAATCGAAGGAACCTTTTCGTGATGTTAGAAATGGGGAAAAGGACCTGTCTACATCCATGAAAGAGGTTGAAATCTTATTTATCAAGGCATCTGATTCTGGCAAAGAAGTCCCGAGGATGCTTGAAGCGGATAAAGTCAATTTCCGCCCTTTGCTAACCGAAGAAAGAG CACGTGGATTAAAGGCACCAGGCTTTTTTGCAACACTCTTTGCTTGCTGCAGGGAGGAAGTCCCTGTTCCTCAGC CTCCACCACAAGCCGACATGAAGCATCTTACCTGGCATAGATCAGTGTCTTCGCACTCTTCGTCATCAAGAAATCCTATTGGGGCAGCATCGAAAGTTGATGTTGATGGTCTCACTGGAAATATCTTTAGTGGTGTATACATGAATTCTGGCAGTCACGCTTCCACACTGGATAGATTGTATGCATGGGAGAGAAAGCTCTGTGATGAAGTTAAG GCTAGCAGTACAATTTGCAGGCAGTATGATGAGAAATGTAGGTACCTGAGAAACCAGGAATCAAGAGGAGAAAGCCAAATGAGTATTGATAGAACCCGTGCTGTTGTGAAGGATTTGTACTCCAGAATTTGTGTGGCCATTCAGAGAATTGACATGATTTCCAAGAACATAGAGGATCTGAGGGACAAAGAGCTTCAACCGCAGCTTGAAGAATTAATTGGAAG CTTAACTCGCATGTGGGAAACAATGCTCGAGTGTCACCGGCATCAACATGAGATTATTAAGCTAGTATCCAACAGTGGCGGTATAAAGGTCTTAATCCGGTCGGAATCACAGTTCCAAGCAACTCTACTCCTTCAGGTTGAACTAAAGTCACTATTTTCAAACTTCCAGAGATGGATAGTATCCCATAGATCTTACTTGAATAGCCTACAGTCATGGTTACTGAAGTGTGTGAAATCACTAAGGACGAAGAAAAAATCTAGAAAGAAGAAGGATACcaattttcaaataacaaattttgCTGTTGCACCCATATTTACAATCTGTGAGCAGTGGATTCAGTTACTGGATGAGTTGCCAATCGAAGACTTGGAAGGTGGCATTAAAGGTCTCCTTGCAGATATAAACCATTGTATGCCTCGTCAAGAGAAGAGGCGTGGTGGTTCAAGGTCTACATTCGCAATAGCTAATGGAGGGTTGAATGATGAAATGAGGGGAATCCATAGAAATGCCGCTCATACGGATTTACAGTCGAGCCTGGAGAGCTTCCTAGGGAAGCTTGAATTCTTCTCAGATGTTTCAGTGCACAAATATGGTGAACTCAAGAAAAAAGTTAATACGGCAAAGGagaaatatgagcaacagaatAAGTAA
- the LOC123099945 gene encoding peroxidase 70, whose amino-acid sequence MARASTRLPPFLLLLAATCAAVANAQLSENYYGSSCPAALLTIRTTVATAVLLDRRMGASLLRLYFHDCFVQGCDASVLLDDTPSFTGEKGAGPNAGSLRGFEVIDRIKLLLELICPGTVSCADILVVAAHDAVVHLGGPSWTVLLGRRDATTASASLANSDLPGPNSNLNDLLAAFSKKGLSSTDMVALSGGHTIGRAQCQNYRNRIYADTDIDGTFAASLRGDCPQGGGNDGNLAPLDASSPDYFDNSYFSGLLSHRGLLHSDQALYDGGSTDGLVRSYASNNDQFGSDFAAAMVKLGNLGVLTGAYGEIRVNCRAVN is encoded by the exons ATGGCTCGTGCCAGCACTCGTCTCCCACCTTTTCTCTTGCTCCTCGCAGCAACTTGTGCCGCGGTAGCGAACGCGCAGCTGTCGGAGAACTACTACGGTTCTTCTTGCCCCGCGGCGCTTCTCACTATCAGGACTACCGTGGCGACGGCGGTGCTGCTCGACCGCCGCATGGGCGCCTCCCTTCTCCGGCTTTACTTCCACGACTGCTTTGTGCAA GGGTGCGACGCGTCCGTGCTGCTGGACGACACGCCCAGCTTCACCGGCGAAAAGGGGGCGGGGCCGAACGCAGGGTCGCTGCGCGGTTTCGAGGTGATTGACAGGATCAAGCTGCTGCTGGAGCTGATTTGCCCGGGGaccgtctcctgcgccgacatcctCGTCGTCGCTGCCCACGACGCCGTCGTCCAC CTAGGGGGGCCATCATGGACGGTTCTACTTGGGAGGAGGGACGCCACCACCGCAAGTGCGTCCTTGGCCAACAGTGACCTCCCCGGCCCCAACTCCAACCTCAATGATCTCCTCGCCGCTTTCTCCAAGAAGGGATTAAGCAGCACCGACATGGTTGCTCTCTCAG GGGGGCACACCATCGGCCGGGCGCAATGCCAGAATTACCGAAACCGGATCTACGCCGACACCGACATCGACGGGACCTTCGCGGCGTCGCTGCGAGGCGACTGCCCACAGGGTGGTGGCAACGACGGCAACCTCGCGCCTCTCGACGCCTCCTCGCCCGACTACTTCGACAACAGCTACTTCTCCGGCCTCCTCAGCCATCGGGGGCTGCTCCACTCCGACCAGGCGCTGTACGACGGCGGCTCCACGGACGGTCTGGTCAGGAGCTACGCGTCCAACAATGATCAGTTCGGCAGCGACTTCGCGGCCGCCATGGTGAAGCTGGGCAATCTCGGTGTGCTCACGGGGGCGTACGGTGAAATCAGGGTCAACTGCCGGGCAGTAAACTGA